The following coding sequences lie in one Mesorhizobium sp. DCY119 genomic window:
- a CDS encoding diphosphate--fructose-6-phosphate 1-phosphotransferase, translated as MAATFVIAQGGGPTAVINQTMVGAVIEIQKRHPDARILGARHGVRGIRDGDYVELSDVPEEQLRRVGTTPGAALGSTRDKPDAAYCELVLAGLKKVGADAFIYIGGNDTAGTQQILADASGGSIAFVHAPKTIDNDLVENDHTPGFISAGEFVAGAFLSVDLDFRALPGVYVGIVMGRHAGFLTAAAAAWRDDEDSGPHLIYVPERAFSVPRFIDDVRATLGRYKRCIVAVSEGVSTADGKSLVESLVPPDRLERDAHGNLKLSGGDLGLAFEHALRDGLPGTRARVDALGYMPRGYIGAINDTDSHEAFNAGAFAVEAAAQGGGSVALQFDGNKTVMKLVPLSAVAGKTRHMPDDFLKPDINELSDKGIAYLNRLVPGKYQVGKPFV; from the coding sequence ATGGCTGCAACATTCGTGATCGCTCAAGGCGGTGGACCTACGGCGGTCATCAACCAGACGATGGTGGGAGCGGTCATCGAAATCCAGAAACGTCACCCGGATGCACGCATTCTTGGCGCACGCCATGGCGTGCGCGGCATTCGTGACGGCGATTACGTCGAACTCTCCGACGTGCCGGAAGAACAGCTCCGCCGCGTCGGCACGACACCGGGCGCAGCCCTCGGCAGCACCCGCGACAAGCCGGACGCAGCCTATTGCGAACTCGTGCTTGCCGGCCTGAAGAAGGTGGGGGCAGACGCCTTCATTTATATCGGCGGCAACGATACCGCCGGAACGCAGCAGATACTGGCCGACGCTTCGGGTGGCTCGATCGCCTTCGTTCATGCACCCAAGACGATCGACAACGACCTCGTCGAAAACGACCACACGCCGGGCTTCATTTCTGCAGGCGAATTCGTCGCCGGTGCATTCCTGAGCGTCGATCTGGATTTCCGCGCTTTGCCCGGCGTCTATGTCGGCATCGTCATGGGCCGTCACGCCGGCTTCCTGACTGCCGCTGCCGCTGCCTGGCGCGACGACGAGGACAGCGGCCCGCATCTCATCTACGTGCCGGAGCGGGCCTTTTCAGTGCCCCGCTTCATCGACGATGTCCGCGCCACGCTCGGCCGCTACAAACGCTGCATCGTTGCCGTCTCCGAAGGTGTGAGCACAGCGGACGGCAAATCGCTGGTGGAAAGCCTGGTGCCGCCAGATCGCCTCGAGCGCGACGCCCATGGCAATCTGAAACTGTCAGGCGGCGATCTCGGCCTCGCCTTCGAGCATGCGCTGCGCGACGGCCTGCCCGGAACGCGGGCGCGTGTCGATGCGCTCGGCTACATGCCGCGCGGCTATATCGGCGCGATCAATGACACCGACTCCCACGAAGCATTCAACGCTGGCGCTTTCGCCGTGGAAGCCGCGGCACAGGGCGGCGGCTCAGTGGCATTGCAGTTCGACGGCAACAAGACCGTCATGAAGCTGGTGCCGCTTTCGGCCGTGGCGGGCAAGACCCGCCACATGCCCGACGATTTCCTGAAGCCGGATATCAACGAGCTTTCCGACAAGGGCATCGCCTATCTGAACCGGCTCGTGCCGGGGAAGTATCAGGTCGGCAAGCCATTCGTCTAA
- the gabT gene encoding 4-aminobutyrate--2-oxoglutarate transaminase, whose product MTSNASLQSRRVAAIPRGVATAYPVFAKRAEGSEIWDVDDKRYVDFGGGIAVLNTGHRHPKVIAAVREQLDAFTHTAFQIVPYEPYIELCEKLNALAPFKGEAKSILFSTGAEAVENAVKIARAATGRTNVIAFTGAFHGRTLMTSALTGKVAPYKKKFGPMPGGIWHVPFPVAQLGTTVADTLKAIEYLFRADVDPVNVAAFIIEPVQGEGGFHPAPTELLEALRKLCDQHGILLIADEVQTGFARTGKMFGIENSGVEPDLLTIAKSLAGGFPLSGVIGRAEIMDAAEPGGLGGTYAGSPIACAAALAVLDVIAEEKLIDRANSLGDRIKGELARFAQRNDTVAMSAIRGPGAMVAFDIVKSRGSEEPDADATKRVTTAALAEGLVLLSCGVNANTIRILMPLTISDEILAEGLGKLEKALVAANA is encoded by the coding sequence ATGACAAGCAATGCTTCTCTCCAGTCCCGCCGGGTCGCGGCGATCCCGCGCGGCGTGGCGACTGCCTATCCGGTCTTCGCAAAGCGCGCGGAAGGCTCCGAGATCTGGGATGTCGATGACAAGCGCTATGTCGATTTCGGCGGCGGCATCGCCGTGCTCAACACCGGCCATCGCCATCCGAAGGTCATTGCCGCCGTGCGCGAGCAGCTTGATGCCTTCACGCATACGGCCTTCCAGATCGTGCCTTACGAGCCCTACATCGAGCTCTGCGAGAAGCTGAATGCGCTGGCCCCGTTCAAGGGCGAGGCCAAGAGCATCCTGTTTTCGACCGGCGCGGAAGCCGTCGAGAACGCGGTCAAGATCGCGCGCGCCGCAACCGGGCGCACCAATGTGATTGCCTTCACCGGTGCCTTCCATGGCCGCACGCTGATGACCAGCGCGCTCACCGGCAAGGTCGCGCCCTACAAGAAGAAGTTCGGGCCCATGCCCGGCGGCATCTGGCATGTGCCGTTCCCCGTTGCGCAGCTTGGCACGACGGTTGCCGACACATTGAAGGCAATCGAGTATCTGTTCCGCGCAGATGTTGACCCGGTGAACGTCGCCGCCTTCATCATCGAGCCGGTTCAGGGCGAGGGCGGTTTCCATCCGGCTCCGACAGAGCTGCTGGAAGCGCTGCGCAAGCTCTGCGACCAGCATGGCATCCTGTTGATCGCCGACGAGGTTCAGACCGGCTTTGCCCGCACCGGCAAGATGTTCGGCATCGAAAACAGCGGCGTCGAGCCAGACCTGCTGACGATCGCGAAATCGCTCGCCGGCGGCTTCCCGCTTTCGGGCGTCATCGGCCGCGCCGAAATCATGGATGCGGCAGAGCCCGGCGGTCTTGGCGGCACCTATGCCGGCAGCCCGATTGCCTGCGCGGCAGCCCTTGCCGTGCTCGACGTGATTGCTGAGGAAAAGCTGATCGATCGCGCCAATTCTCTCGGTGACCGCATCAAGGGCGAACTGGCCCGTTTTGCCCAGCGCAACGACACGGTGGCGATGTCCGCCATTCGTGGACCGGGTGCGATGGTCGCGTTCGATATCGTGAAGAGCCGCGGAAGCGAGGAGCCCGACGCGGACGCCACGAAGCGCGTGACAACGGCAGCGCTCGCCGAAGGTCTGGTGCTTCTGTCCTGCGGCGTGAACGCCAACACGATCCGCATCCTCATGCCGCTGACGATCTCCGACGAGATCCTTGCCGAGGGTCTGGGCAAGCTGGAAAAGGCGCTGGTCGCAGCCAACGCCTGA
- a CDS encoding L,D-transpeptidase gives MSQNPALPKSVPSDEPGLISRRAALIGLGSAALLGTAGCSRSVDMSALQLDNVTTGSIRPRISVDKQVTRPELMYASFTDSGNTLPEIPFAKINPKFRRQIVVDPTGEQPGTIVVHLQERFLYLVQPGGDAIRYGVGIGKDGFVWNGRANIQYKKEWPTWTPPSEMIGRRPELEKFRGGQPGGLTNPLGARALYIFKDGNDTLFRVHGSPEWWSIGTAVSSGCVRMINQDVIDLYNRVPTKTPIVVV, from the coding sequence GTGTCGCAAAATCCAGCCTTGCCGAAATCCGTGCCTTCCGACGAACCCGGCCTTATTTCGCGGCGAGCAGCCCTGATCGGGCTTGGCTCGGCAGCGCTCCTTGGAACCGCCGGCTGCTCACGCAGCGTGGATATGTCCGCGCTCCAGCTCGACAATGTCACCACCGGCTCCATCCGGCCGCGCATCAGCGTCGACAAGCAGGTGACGCGCCCGGAGCTGATGTATGCCTCCTTCACCGACAGCGGCAACACGCTGCCGGAAATCCCCTTCGCCAAGATCAATCCGAAATTCCGCCGGCAGATCGTGGTCGACCCGACAGGCGAGCAGCCGGGCACGATCGTCGTGCATCTGCAGGAGCGCTTCCTTTATCTCGTACAGCCGGGCGGCGACGCCATCCGTTATGGCGTCGGCATCGGCAAGGATGGCTTCGTCTGGAATGGCCGCGCCAACATCCAGTACAAGAAGGAATGGCCGACCTGGACACCGCCTTCGGAGATGATCGGAAGGCGCCCGGAGCTGGAGAAATTTCGCGGCGGCCAGCCCGGCGGCCTGACCAACCCGCTTGGCGCGCGCGCGCTCTACATCTTCAAGGACGGCAACGACACGCTGTTCCGCGTCCACGGCTCGCCGGAATGGTGGTCGATCGGCACGGCCGTATCGTCCGGCTGCGTGCGCATGATCAATCAGGACGTTATCGACCTTTACAATCGCGTGCCGACCAAGACGCCGATCGTGGTCGTGTAA
- a CDS encoding LysE family translocator, whose protein sequence is MPLETWAAFAAASAVLLIIPGPTILLVVSYALGQGWRTALPMAVGVALGDFTAMTLSMLGIGALLAASATVFTILKWIGAAYLIYLGVKLFRAGGTLNAEPRTDTASAAKMMGHAWLVTALNPKSITFFVAFLPQFLDHNADFLTQMLICETTFLALAFANAFGYALVAARARNLVRNPKAIGIFNKTGGTLLVGAGIATVAVRSGN, encoded by the coding sequence ATGCCGCTTGAAACCTGGGCAGCCTTCGCGGCCGCGTCAGCAGTTCTTCTGATCATTCCCGGCCCCACCATTCTTCTGGTGGTGTCCTATGCGCTCGGCCAGGGCTGGCGCACCGCGCTCCCGATGGCGGTTGGAGTAGCGCTCGGCGACTTCACCGCCATGACCCTTTCCATGCTCGGCATCGGCGCGCTGCTGGCGGCATCCGCCACGGTCTTCACCATCCTCAAATGGATCGGGGCGGCCTATCTCATATATCTCGGCGTAAAGCTGTTTCGCGCCGGCGGAACGCTCAATGCAGAGCCGCGCACGGATACGGCGTCGGCTGCGAAGATGATGGGACATGCCTGGCTGGTGACGGCGCTGAACCCCAAGAGCATCACCTTCTTCGTGGCGTTCCTGCCGCAGTTCCTCGACCACAACGCCGATTTCCTGACGCAGATGCTGATCTGCGAGACGACCTTCCTGGCGCTCGCCTTCGCCAATGCGTTTGGCTATGCGCTGGTCGCCGCGCGGGCGCGCAATCTCGTCCGCAACCCGAAGGCGATCGGCATCTTCAACAAGACCGGCGGTACGCTGCTGGTCGGCGCCGGCATCGCCACTGTTGCGGTCAGATCCGGCAATTAG